One window from the genome of Hoplias malabaricus isolate fHopMal1 chromosome X2, fHopMal1.hap1, whole genome shotgun sequence encodes:
- the LOC136676708 gene encoding aldo-keto reductase family 1 member A1-A-like: MIMALITTTLSNGQQMPVLGLGTWKSAAGQVKQAVLSALDCGYRHIDCAAAYGNEQEVGQAIADRVGPGKPLRREDVFVTSKLWNTQHHPDDVEAACKKTLSDLGLKFMDLYLMHWPMAFERGVELMPRRPDGSIRYSDTHYKDTWAAMEKLVDQGLVRSIGVSNFNARQIDDIFSVGKHKPVVNQVECHPYLTQSELLSHCRSRGLVLTPYSPLGSPDRPWASSEEPLLLDDARIVSMAKRYDKTPAQIIRWHVQRGVSCIPKSVTPSRIKENIEVFDFELCDEDMKQMESFNRNERLIIPKTEKDGQKVWRDASHPHFPFHDA; encoded by the exons ATGATAATGGCTTTGATTACCACGACCCTCAGCAATGGTCAGCAGATGCCAGTGTTGGGGCTGGGAACGTGGAAAAGTGCAGCAGGTCAG GTGAAACAAGCAGTGTTGTCTGCACTGGACTGTGGCTACAGACACATCGACTGTGCTGCGGCGTACGGTAACGAACAGGAGGTCGGACAGGCCATAGCTGACCGAGTCGGACCAGGGAAG CCGCTGAGACGAGAAGATGTATTTGTGACGTCAAAGTTGTGGAACACCCAGCACCACCCTGATGACGTGGAGGCAGCCTGTAAGAAGACTTTATCTGACCTCGGGCTTAAATTTATGGACCTGTATCTTATGCACTGGCCAATGGCATTTGA GAGGGGAGTTGAGCTGATGCCCAGGAGACCTGACGGCTCTATTCGATACTCAGACACCCACTATAAAGACACATGGGCAGCCATGGAGAAACTGGTGGACCAGGGGCTGGTCAGATCCATCGGTGTGTCTAACTTTAACGCCAGACAGATTGATGATATCTTCAGTGTTGGAAAACACAAACCAGTGGTCAACCAg gtggagtgtcACCCGTACCTGACCCAGTCTGAGCTGCTGTCTCACTGTCGGAGTCGAGGCCTGGTTCTGACTCCCTATAGTCCACTGGGTTCCCCTGATCGACCCTGGGCCTCTTCGGAGGAGCCACTGCTGCTGGACGACGCCAGAATCGTGTCCATGGCCAAACGCTACGACAAAACCCCAGCCCAGATCATCAG GTGGCATGTACAGAGGGGAGTCTCCTGTATTCCCAAAAGTGTCACTCCATCCAggattaaagaaaatattgaG GTGTTTGATTTTGAGCTCTGTGATGAGGACATGAAGCAAATGGAGTCCTTTAACAGAAACGAGAGACTCATCATTCCCAAAACAGAG aaggATGGACAGAAGGTGTGGAGGGATGCCAGCCATCCTCATTTTCCTTTTCATGATGCATGA
- the LOC136676699 gene encoding transitional endoplasmic reticulum ATPase, translating to MASGGESKNDDLSTAILKQKNRPNRLIVDESINEDNSVVSLSQAKMDELQLFRGDTVLLKGKKRRETVCIVLSDDTCSDEKVRMNRVVRNNLRVRLGDVISIQPCPDVKYGKRIHVLPIDDTVEGITGNLFEVYLKPYFLEAYRPIRKGDIFLVRGGMRAVEFKVVETDPSPYCIVAPDTVIHCEGEPIKREDEEESLNEVGYDDIGGVRKQLAQIKEMVELPLRHPALFKAIGVKPPRGILLYGPPGTGKTLIARAVANETGAFFFLINGPEIMSKLAGESESNLRKAFEEAEKNAPAIIFIDELDAIAPKREKTHGEVERRIVSQLLTLMDGLKQRAHVIVMAATNRPNSIDPALRRFGRFDREVDIGIPDATGRLEILQIHTKNMKLADDVDLEQVANETHGHVGADLAALCSEAALQAIRKKMDLIDLEDETIDAEVMNSLAVTMDDFRWALSQSNPSALRETVVEVPNITWEDIGGLDDVKRELQELVQYPVEHPDKFLKFGMTPSKGVLFYGPPGCGKTLLAKAIANECQANFISIKGPELLTMWFGESEANVREIFDKARQAAPCVLFFDELDSIAKARGGSVGDGGGAADRVINQILTEMDGMSSKKNVFIIGATNRPDIIDPAILRPGRLDQLIYIPLPDEKSRMAILKANLRKSPISKDVDLDFLAKMTNGFSGADLTEICQRACKLAIRESIENEIRRERERQTNPSAMEVEEDDPVPEIRKDHFEEAMRFARRSVSDNDIRKYEMFAQTLQQSRGFGSFRFPSSNQTGSGPSQGSAGGSGGNVFNEDNDDDLYG from the exons ATGGCTTCGGGTGGAGA ATCCAAAAATGATGATCTTTCTACTGCCATTCTGAAGCAAAAGAACAGACCTAACAGGCTGATTGTTGATGAGTCCATTAATGAAGACAACAGTGTGGTGTCCCTCTCTCAG GCGAAGATGGACGAGCTTCAGCTTTTTAGAGGGGACACCGTGCTGCTAAAGGGAAAGAAAAGGAGGGAAACTGTGTGCATCGTGCTGTCCGACGACACCTGCTCTGATGAGAAGGTGCGCATGAACAGGGTGGTCCGCAACAATCTTCGGGTTCGCCTTGGAGATGTCATCAG CATTCAGCCCTGCCCAGATGTGAAGTATGGGAAACGCATCCATGTTCTGCCCATTGATGACACAGTGGAAGGGATCACCGGAAACTTATTTGAGGTGTACCTCAAGCCATATTTTCTTGAGGCGTACAGGCCAATCCGCAAAG GTGATATCTTCCTGGTGAGAGGAGGCATGCGTGCTGTGGAGTTTAAAGTGGTGGAGACTGACCCAAGTCCCTACTGTATCGTGGCTCCAGACACCGTCATTCACTGTGAAGGAGAACCTATCAAGCGAGAG GATGAGGAGGAATCTCTGAATGAAGTGGGCTATGATGACATTGGAGGTGTCAGGAAGCAGCTGGCCCAGATCAAAGAAATGGTGGAGCTCCCGCTCAGGCATCCAGCTCTCTTTAAGGCCATCGGTGTGAAG CCTCCACGTGGCATTCTGCTCTATGGACCCCCAGGAACTGGAAAGACACTAATTGCTCGTGCTGTCGCAAATGAAACTGGAGCCTTCTTTTTCCTTATCAATG GTCCTGAAATCATGAGTAAATTGGCTGGAGAGTCAGAGAGCAACCTGCGCAAGGCTTTTGAAGAAGCAGAGAAGAACGCCCCTGCCATCATCTTTATTGATGAACTGGATGCTATTGCTccaaagagagagaag ACTCACGGTGAGGTGGAGAGGCGCATCGTGTCTCAGCTGCTCACTCTGATGGACGGCCTGAAGCAGAGGGCTCACGTCATCGTCATGGCAGCCACCAACAGACCCAACAGCATCGACCCGGCTCTCAGGCGATTTG GGCGCTTTGACAGAGAGGTGGACATCGGCATTCCTGATGCAACAGGCAGACTGGAGATCCTGCAAATCCACACCAAGAACATGAAGCTGGCTGACGATGTGGACCTGGAGCAG GTTGCCAATGAGACCCATGGCCATGTGGGGGCTGACCTTGCCGCTCTGTGCTCAGAAGCTGCTCTTCAAGCCATCCGCAAGAAGATGGACCTCATCGACTTGGAGGATGAGACCATCGATGCAGAAGTCATGAACTCTCTGGCGGTCACAATGGATGACTTTAGG TGGGCCCTGAGCCAGAGCAACCCATCTGCTCTTCGCGAGACTGTGGTTGAGGTGCCCAACATCACCTGGGAGGACATTGGTGGGCTTGATGATGTCAAGAGAGAACTTCAGGAGCTTGTGCAG TACCCAGTGGAGCATCCAGACAAATTCCTTAAGTTTGGTATGACTCCATCCAAGGGTGTGTTGTTCTACGGTCCACCAGGTTGTGGTAAAACTCTCCTGGCTAAAGCTATTGCCAACGAGTGCCAGGCCAACTTCATTTCCATCAAAGGACCTGAACTGCTCACCATGTGGTTTGGAGAGTCTGAGGCCAATGTCCGTGAGATCTTTGACAAG GCTCGTCAGGCTGCGCCTTGTGTGCTGTTCTTTGACGAGCTGGACTCCATCGCTAAAGCCCGTGGTGGGAGTGTGGGGGATGGTGGTGGAGCAGCGGATCGTGTCATTAACCAGATCCTGACCGAGATGGATGGCATGTCCAGCAAGAAAAACGTCTTCATTATTGGAGCCACTAACAGACCAGACATCATTGACCCTGCCATCCTCAGGCCCGGCCGTTTGGACCAGCTCATCTACATCCCACTGCCCGACGAGAAGTCTCGCATGGCTATTCTCAAGGCCAACCTCAGGAAGTCTCCCATCTCTAAG GACGTGGACCTGGACTTCCTAGCCAAGATGACCAACGGCTTCTCCGGTGCCGACTTGACAGAAATTTGCCAGAGGGCCTGTAAGCTGGCCATCCGCGAGTCCATCGAAAACGAGATCAGACGGGAACGCGAGAGGCAGACCAACCCCTCGGCAATG GAAGTGGAGGAGGACGACCCTGTGCCTGAGATCAGAAAGGACCACTTTGAGGAAGCCATGCGCTTCGCCCGCCGCTCCGTCAGTGATAACGACATCCGCAAATACGAGATGTTTGCACAGACCCTGCAGCAAAGCAGAGGCTTTGGCAGCTTCAG ATTCCCCTCCAGTAATCAGACAGGAAGCGGACCAAGCCAAGGCTCTGCTGGTGGCAGTGGAGGAAACGTCTTCAACGAGGACAACGACGACGACCTCTACGGATAA